The Pan troglodytes isolate AG18354 chromosome 1, NHGRI_mPanTro3-v2.0_pri, whole genome shotgun sequence genome includes a region encoding these proteins:
- the LOC134806937 gene encoding large ribosomal subunit protein uL22-like: MVHYSLNPENLMISCKSRGSNLRVYFKNIRETAQAIKGMHIRKAMKYLKDVTLQKQCVPFRRYNGGAGRCAQAKQWGWTQGQWPKKSAEFLLHMLKNAESNAELKGLNVDSLVIEHIQVNKTPKMCRRTYRAHGWINPSMSSPCHIEMILTEKEQIVPKPEEEVAQKKMISQRN, translated from the coding sequence ATGGTTCACTATTCACTTAACCCGGAGAACCTCATGATATCATGCAAATCAAGAGGTTCCAATCTTCGTGTTTACTTTAAGAACATTCGTGAAACTGCCCAGGCCATCAAGGGTATGCATATACGAAAAGCCATGAAGTACCTGAAAGATGTCACTTTACAGAAACAGTGCGTACCATTCCGACGTTACAATGGTGGAGCTGGCAGGTGTGCCCAGGCCAAGCAGTGGGGCTGGACACAAGGTCAGTGGCCCAAAAAGAGTGCTGAATTTTTGCTGCACATGCTTAAAAATGCAGAGAGTAATGCTGAACTTAAGGGTTTAAATGTAGATTCTCTGGTCATTGAGCATATCCAAGTGAACAAAACACCTAAGATGTGCCGCCGGACCTACAGAGCTCATGGTTGGATTAACCCATCCATGAGCTCTCCCTGCCACATTGAGATGATCCTTACTGAAAAGGAACAGATTGTTCCTAAACCAGAAGAGGAGGTTGCCCAGAAGAAAATGATATcccaaagaaactga